One genomic region from Arthrobacter sp. FB24 encodes:
- a CDS encoding SDR family NAD(P)-dependent oxidoreductase, with product MTTTSFPAERTVVLTGAASTRGIGRAAADRMASEGWSIAILDINAEDAKAAAAEIGSNRAVKAIGVGADVSDAASVDRAIREIEESLPPIVALANLAGISSPTTFMETTVEEWDKVFAINMRGTFIVSQRVLKGMIERKLGRIVSISSISAQRGGGTYSKVAYSASKAGIIGFTRALAREVGEFGVTVNAIAPGPIDTDIMGGTLTDERKAQMSEGIMMGRVGTREEVAALISFLLGQDAGYITAATYDINGGLQVS from the coding sequence ATGACAACCACCTCATTTCCCGCCGAACGCACCGTTGTCCTGACAGGGGCAGCTTCCACCCGCGGCATCGGCCGCGCAGCTGCGGACCGGATGGCCAGCGAAGGCTGGTCAATCGCCATCCTGGACATCAATGCCGAGGACGCCAAGGCCGCGGCTGCCGAGATCGGCTCCAACCGCGCCGTGAAGGCCATCGGAGTGGGCGCCGACGTTTCCGACGCCGCCTCGGTGGACCGTGCGATCCGCGAAATCGAAGAATCGCTGCCGCCCATCGTCGCACTCGCAAACCTGGCAGGCATCAGCTCGCCGACCACCTTCATGGAAACCACCGTGGAGGAATGGGACAAGGTTTTCGCCATCAACATGCGCGGCACCTTCATCGTGTCCCAGCGAGTCCTCAAGGGAATGATCGAGCGCAAGCTTGGCCGCATTGTGAGCATTTCCTCTATTTCCGCCCAGCGCGGCGGCGGCACTTACTCGAAGGTGGCCTACAGCGCTTCAAAGGCCGGAATCATCGGCTTCACCCGTGCCCTTGCCCGGGAAGTTGGCGAGTTCGGCGTCACCGTCAATGCGATCGCACCGGGCCCCATCGACACCGATATCATGGGCGGCACCCTGACCGACGAGCGCAAGGCCCAGATGTCAGAGGGCATCATGATGGGACGGGTGGGAACCCGTGAGGAAGTGGCCGCCCTGATCTCTTTCCTGCTCGGTCAGGATGCCGGTTATATCACCGCCGCCACGTATGACATCAACGGGGGACTGCAGGTCAGCTGA
- a CDS encoding LOG family protein: MNAARSLRPSPRTLEVESLDNFDRLVDAGVRSMRGWHAQSLDLRGRTAPLEAMDAQGAIFLGCTFEEGVEDSLRSRGALIFPKLETVPFNPYRGQLYSPQELYFGPPGGRYESTLDARIYQWSIRPGQRHRLDATLAAALHDHSIGDALDELTRSEVCRGRPMVGVMGGHTAGRGTPAFEEAALAGRLLARSGRVVATGGGPGAMEAANMGAYLSELPEADFHAALAQLEAVPGFRPSVSAWARTAAAVVERYPDGSPSLGVPTWFYGHEPPNYFATHIAKYFANAIREAILLELCDGGVIFLPGSAGTLQEIFQDACENYYGASETVTPMVLVGREHWQRRYPAWPLLQSLASGNAMADRIFLVDTVEEALGIVAG, encoded by the coding sequence ATGAACGCCGCCCGCAGCCTGAGGCCCAGCCCCAGAACCCTTGAGGTTGAAAGCCTGGACAACTTCGACCGGCTGGTGGACGCGGGGGTCCGCAGCATGCGGGGCTGGCATGCCCAGTCCTTGGACCTCCGCGGCCGCACCGCTCCGCTGGAAGCCATGGACGCGCAGGGTGCCATCTTCCTGGGCTGCACTTTCGAGGAGGGTGTAGAGGATTCGCTCCGGAGCCGGGGTGCGCTCATCTTTCCCAAGCTGGAAACCGTGCCTTTCAATCCCTACCGCGGGCAGCTCTACTCGCCGCAGGAGCTCTACTTCGGTCCGCCGGGCGGCCGATACGAATCAACGCTGGACGCCCGGATCTACCAGTGGAGCATCCGGCCCGGCCAGCGGCACCGGCTGGACGCCACGCTCGCGGCTGCACTGCATGACCACTCGATCGGTGACGCCCTTGATGAGCTGACACGCTCCGAAGTGTGCCGGGGCCGTCCGATGGTGGGTGTGATGGGCGGCCATACGGCGGGGCGGGGAACGCCGGCCTTCGAGGAGGCCGCCCTCGCCGGGCGGCTTCTTGCCAGGAGCGGACGGGTGGTGGCCACCGGCGGGGGACCGGGCGCCATGGAGGCCGCCAACATGGGCGCGTATCTGAGCGAACTGCCGGAAGCGGACTTCCACGCAGCGTTGGCGCAGCTGGAGGCCGTGCCGGGGTTCCGGCCCTCGGTGTCCGCGTGGGCGCGGACGGCTGCTGCCGTCGTCGAACGCTATCCGGACGGCAGTCCGTCGCTGGGGGTTCCCACGTGGTTCTACGGGCATGAGCCGCCCAACTATTTCGCCACCCACATCGCAAAGTATTTCGCCAACGCCATCCGGGAGGCGATCCTGCTGGAGCTGTGCGACGGCGGTGTGATCTTCCTACCCGGGTCCGCCGGCACCCTGCAGGAAATTTTCCAGGACGCCTGCGAGAACTACTACGGTGCCTCGGAAACCGTCACGCCCATGGTCCTTGTGGGCCGCGAACACTGGCAGCGCCGCTATCCTGCCTGGCCTTTGCTGCAGAGCCTTGCCTCGGGAAACGCCATGGCGGACAGGATCTTCCTGGTGGACACGGTGGAGGAAGCCCTCGGCATCGTGGCGGGTTAG
- a CDS encoding matrixin family metalloprotease — MEGPQPRQRRPRHAGRLGTPARILRTAALTALIAAAAFTAAGLFYGDPRVVGLFQFRNSNVPDGQAAEQQPGVVAESVNADAPPPGLEEADSPLGTAEEPPSRSDSYKFLATNDDGTPVGYSPCRPLHYVVNAGLAPAGAEDLVENAIGTISRATGIRFIYDGPSTEAPAEERDPYQPETYGERWAPLLIAWTTPEAAPKLKGQVIGTGGSTHYSFDGGPKTFVTGSLDLDAPQITGELERPQGSAYATAVILHELSHVMGLEHVDDPRQLMYPEIGTPEGLAAGDLNGLYQLGKTTCRKDL; from the coding sequence GTGGAGGGTCCGCAACCGCGGCAACGCCGGCCGAGGCATGCGGGCCGGCTGGGCACGCCGGCCCGGATCCTGCGCACAGCGGCACTCACCGCCTTGATCGCCGCGGCAGCTTTCACGGCGGCCGGGCTGTTTTACGGAGATCCCCGTGTTGTGGGGCTCTTCCAGTTCCGCAACAGCAATGTCCCCGACGGACAGGCCGCGGAGCAGCAGCCGGGGGTCGTCGCGGAGAGTGTCAACGCGGACGCGCCTCCCCCGGGGCTCGAGGAAGCGGACTCCCCCTTGGGAACGGCGGAGGAACCGCCCTCACGCAGTGATTCCTACAAGTTCCTGGCCACGAACGACGACGGGACGCCCGTGGGCTATTCACCCTGCCGTCCGCTGCACTACGTCGTCAATGCCGGGCTGGCGCCCGCGGGTGCGGAAGATCTGGTGGAAAACGCCATTGGCACGATTTCGCGCGCCACGGGTATCCGGTTCATCTACGACGGACCCTCCACCGAAGCACCCGCCGAGGAACGCGACCCCTACCAGCCCGAAACGTATGGCGAGCGCTGGGCGCCGCTCCTCATCGCGTGGACCACCCCGGAGGCCGCACCGAAACTGAAGGGGCAAGTGATCGGCACCGGAGGCAGCACCCACTACAGCTTCGACGGCGGCCCGAAGACCTTCGTGACCGGCAGCCTGGACCTCGACGCCCCGCAGATCACTGGCGAACTCGAGCGACCGCAAGGCTCTGCCTACGCCACAGCCGTGATCCTGCACGAGCTGTCCCATGTGATGGGGCTGGAGCATGTCGATGACCCGCGGCAGCTCATGTATCCGGAGATCGGTACTCCGGAGGGCCTTGCCGCCGGCGACCTCAACGGCCTCTACCAGCTGGGCAAGACCACCTGCCGCAAGGACCTTTAG
- a CDS encoding VIT1/CCC1 transporter family protein, producing the protein MSQHAKSDHDRALPADRTAAGAPETPEGSATPADIKRWRQYLADERAEARVYRELAQNRSGEERDILLALAEAEGRHEAHWLQLLGDHAGKPRQASLRSQLLGFLARHFGSVFVLALAQRAEGRSPYASDPSATPAMVADEQIHEEVVRGLATRGRNRLAGSFRAAVFGANDGLVSNLSLVMGMAASGVGSQVVLLSGVAGLLAGALSMGAGEFISVRSQRELLAATRPTQITLSAAPRLDLEHNELLLVYLARGMSREAAEHRVAERTGMLDCDCDPSLSLQPELPDAEDQHEAVGTAWSAAASSFCFFASGAIIPIIPFVLGMTGVAALAVSAVLVGMALLLTGGVVGLLSGTSPTSRGFRQLAIGMGAAAVTYLLGMAFGAVVA; encoded by the coding sequence GTGTCTCAGCACGCTAAATCTGACCATGATCGTGCCCTTCCCGCCGACCGTACGGCAGCAGGCGCACCCGAAACACCCGAAGGCAGCGCAACCCCGGCCGACATTAAGCGGTGGCGCCAATACCTCGCCGACGAACGGGCCGAGGCCCGCGTTTACCGCGAGCTGGCCCAGAACCGCAGCGGCGAGGAGCGGGACATCCTTCTGGCCCTGGCCGAGGCAGAGGGTCGACACGAAGCCCACTGGCTCCAGCTCCTCGGGGATCACGCAGGGAAGCCACGGCAAGCGTCCCTCCGCAGCCAGCTACTGGGATTCCTCGCCCGGCATTTCGGTTCCGTGTTCGTCCTGGCCCTGGCGCAACGCGCCGAGGGCCGCTCCCCCTATGCTTCGGACCCGTCGGCCACGCCCGCCATGGTCGCCGACGAACAGATCCACGAGGAAGTAGTCCGCGGGCTCGCCACCCGCGGCCGCAACCGCCTGGCGGGTTCCTTCAGGGCTGCCGTGTTCGGCGCGAATGACGGCCTGGTCAGCAATCTTTCCCTGGTCATGGGTATGGCTGCGTCCGGCGTCGGCAGCCAGGTGGTTCTCCTGAGCGGTGTGGCCGGACTCCTTGCGGGCGCATTGTCCATGGGCGCCGGCGAATTTATCTCCGTCCGCTCACAGCGGGAGCTCCTGGCCGCAACGCGGCCCACCCAGATCACCCTGTCCGCTGCCCCGCGGCTGGACCTCGAGCACAACGAGCTGCTGCTGGTGTACCTGGCCCGCGGCATGTCCCGGGAAGCCGCCGAACACCGCGTGGCGGAACGGACGGGCATGCTGGATTGCGACTGCGACCCCAGCCTGTCGCTCCAGCCTGAACTCCCCGACGCCGAGGACCAGCACGAAGCCGTGGGCACGGCGTGGAGTGCAGCGGCATCGAGCTTCTGTTTCTTCGCCTCCGGCGCCATCATTCCGATCATCCCGTTCGTCCTTGGCATGACGGGCGTGGCGGCGCTTGCCGTTTCCGCCGTTCTGGTGGGGATGGCCCTCCTGCTGACCGGCGGCGTCGTCGGCCTGCTGTCCGGCACCTCTCCGACCAGCCGCGGTTTCCGGCAGCTGGCCATCGGCATGGGCGCGGCCGCCGTCACCTACCTCCTCGGAATGGCGTTCGGCGCGGTGGTGGCCTAG
- a CDS encoding sodium:solute symporter produces MDANFVNIAIVVVYLIAMLAFGWWGKSRTKNNSDFLVAGRRLGPFLYTGTMAAVVLGGASTVGGVGLGYKFGISGMWLVVAIGSGVLLLSLLFAGTIQKLKIYTVSQMLTLRYGSRATQTSGIVMLAYTLMLCATSTGAYATIFVVLFGWDRALAIAVGGAIVLVYSTIGGMWSITLADQVQFVIKTVGIFLLMLPFTLNAAGGLDGIRSRVEDSFFQIDGIGIQTIITYFVVYTLGLLIGQDIWQRVFTAKTPTVARWGGATAGIYCILYGAAGALIGLGARVALPEIDVANLGKDVVYAEVAQNLLPVGIGGLVLAAAVAAMMSTASGALIAAATVARADVLPFVASWFGKDINTDDTDNPEHDVKANRMWVLGLGIVAILIAIITKDVVAALTIAYDILVGGLLVAILGGLVWKRGTGVAAAASMAVGTVVTLGTMIYLEINAAAPLDGIYANEPIYYGLLASGIVYVVVSVATKPTDPRVMRNWQERVAGNVDEEEPAPALVN; encoded by the coding sequence ATGGACGCAAACTTCGTCAACATCGCCATCGTGGTGGTGTACCTGATCGCCATGCTGGCCTTCGGCTGGTGGGGCAAATCCCGCACCAAGAACAACAGCGACTTCCTGGTGGCCGGCCGCAGGCTTGGCCCCTTCCTCTATACCGGGACCATGGCGGCCGTTGTCCTCGGCGGCGCCTCAACGGTGGGCGGTGTGGGCCTCGGCTACAAGTTCGGCATCTCCGGCATGTGGCTCGTGGTGGCCATCGGGTCCGGAGTGCTCCTGCTGAGCCTGCTCTTCGCCGGCACCATCCAGAAGCTGAAGATCTACACGGTGTCCCAAATGCTGACGCTCCGATACGGCAGCCGCGCCACCCAGACCTCAGGAATCGTGATGCTGGCCTACACGCTGATGCTCTGCGCCACCTCCACCGGGGCCTACGCCACCATCTTTGTGGTGCTGTTCGGCTGGGACCGCGCCCTCGCCATCGCCGTTGGCGGGGCGATCGTCCTGGTGTACTCCACCATTGGCGGCATGTGGTCCATCACCCTTGCGGACCAGGTCCAGTTCGTCATCAAGACGGTGGGGATCTTCCTCCTGATGCTCCCCTTCACGCTTAATGCAGCCGGAGGCCTGGACGGCATCCGCAGCCGCGTCGAGGACAGCTTCTTCCAGATCGACGGCATCGGGATCCAGACCATCATCACGTACTTCGTGGTCTACACCCTCGGCCTCCTGATCGGCCAGGACATCTGGCAGCGCGTCTTCACCGCCAAGACGCCCACCGTGGCACGCTGGGGCGGCGCAACGGCCGGCATCTACTGCATCCTTTACGGTGCGGCCGGCGCCCTGATCGGCCTGGGTGCGCGAGTGGCCCTCCCGGAGATCGACGTCGCAAACCTCGGCAAGGACGTTGTCTATGCCGAGGTGGCCCAGAACCTGCTGCCCGTCGGCATCGGCGGACTGGTGCTCGCAGCAGCCGTAGCGGCCATGATGTCCACCGCCTCCGGCGCCCTGATCGCGGCGGCAACCGTGGCCCGTGCCGACGTCCTTCCGTTCGTTGCCAGCTGGTTCGGCAAGGACATCAACACCGATGACACCGACAACCCCGAGCACGACGTCAAGGCGAACCGCATGTGGGTCCTTGGCCTTGGCATCGTGGCCATCCTCATCGCCATCATCACCAAGGACGTCGTGGCAGCCCTGACCATCGCCTACGACATCCTGGTGGGCGGACTCCTGGTCGCGATCCTTGGCGGACTCGTCTGGAAACGGGGCACGGGCGTGGCCGCGGCGGCATCCATGGCGGTAGGCACGGTGGTAACACTCGGCACCATGATCTACCTGGAGATCAATGCCGCGGCGCCGCTGGACGGCATCTACGCCAATGAGCCGATCTATTACGGCCTGCTGGCGTCAGGCATCGTCTACGTGGTGGTGTCCGTGGCAACCAAGCCCACCGACCCCCGGGTCATGCGGAACTGGCAGGAGCGCGTCGCCGGCAACGTCGACGAAGAAGAGCCGGCTCCGGCTCTGGTCAACTAA
- a CDS encoding MFS transporter: MMTSLSMRPAGLGELGERTLRKVRRRVMPLIVLLYFVAYLDRNNVGFAKLTMSEDIGLSAAAYGLGAGIFFLGYALLEVPSNAGMYRFGARKWLARILITWGIFATAMCLVNGESTYYIIRFLLGAAEAGFFPAILFYLTLWFPAAQRVTVLGIFILAQPVSNALGAPVSGLLLQMDGILGLQGWQWLYIIEGIPAILLGLLTPILMTDRPRDAKWLNTDEREWLATTMEAELAAKSKGGQHNFLAGLKDKRTLVYSALYFGLVCGIYGLGLWMPTIVAALGKFSTAEVGFIVFIPYAVAAVFVYFWSKRADRTGKRAWHTAVSMVLAGMGLLAAGYLLPVNPVLALIALTVSAMGIYGAIAPFLSMPSAALTGAAAASGLALVNSLGNLGGFVAPYAVGMLKDATGNNQSGLLFLSFCLCVTAVATYLYARKRPEGDAALDPAVAAAAAVNADPAKARS; encoded by the coding sequence ATGATGACTTCACTTTCCATGCGGCCCGCAGGGCTCGGCGAGCTCGGTGAGCGCACGCTTCGCAAGGTCCGCCGCCGCGTTATGCCGCTGATCGTCCTGCTTTACTTCGTTGCCTACCTTGACCGCAACAACGTTGGCTTCGCAAAACTCACCATGAGCGAGGACATTGGGCTCAGCGCTGCTGCCTACGGCCTTGGTGCAGGCATCTTCTTCCTGGGCTACGCCCTGCTGGAAGTGCCTAGCAACGCCGGAATGTACCGCTTCGGCGCACGCAAGTGGCTTGCCCGGATCCTTATCACCTGGGGCATCTTCGCCACGGCTATGTGCCTGGTCAACGGAGAAAGCACCTACTACATCATCCGGTTCCTGCTGGGTGCGGCCGAGGCCGGGTTCTTCCCCGCCATCCTGTTCTACCTGACCCTGTGGTTCCCGGCCGCGCAACGCGTCACCGTGCTGGGCATCTTCATCCTGGCCCAGCCCGTTTCCAACGCACTCGGCGCTCCGGTGTCCGGACTGCTGCTCCAGATGGACGGAATTCTCGGCCTGCAAGGCTGGCAGTGGCTCTACATCATCGAAGGCATCCCCGCGATCCTGCTGGGCCTGCTGACCCCTATCCTCATGACCGACCGGCCGCGGGACGCCAAGTGGCTCAACACGGACGAGCGCGAATGGCTTGCCACCACCATGGAAGCCGAACTGGCTGCCAAGTCCAAGGGTGGACAACACAACTTCCTGGCCGGCCTGAAGGACAAGCGCACGCTGGTCTACTCCGCCCTGTACTTCGGCCTGGTCTGCGGCATTTACGGCCTTGGCCTCTGGATGCCCACCATTGTTGCCGCCCTCGGCAAGTTCTCCACGGCAGAAGTGGGATTCATCGTCTTCATTCCCTACGCAGTCGCCGCGGTCTTTGTGTACTTCTGGAGCAAGCGGGCGGACCGGACAGGAAAGCGCGCCTGGCACACCGCCGTCAGCATGGTTCTCGCCGGTATGGGCCTCCTTGCGGCGGGGTACCTGCTCCCGGTCAACCCCGTCCTGGCCCTGATTGCCCTCACGGTCTCCGCCATGGGGATCTACGGAGCCATCGCCCCGTTCCTGTCCATGCCGTCCGCGGCGCTCACCGGTGCAGCCGCCGCGTCCGGGCTGGCCCTGGTCAACTCCCTGGGAAACCTTGGCGGGTTCGTGGCACCGTACGCCGTCGGCATGCTCAAAGACGCCACAGGCAACAATCAGAGCGGCCTGCTCTTCCTGTCCTTCTGCCTGTGCGTCACGGCGGTGGCCACCTACCTCTACGCCCGGAAGCGGCCGGAAGGTGATGCCGCCCTGGATCCCGCAGTTGCCGCCGCAGCAGCGGTGAACGCAGACCCGGCCAAAGCCCGCTCCTGA